In the Advenella kashmirensis WT001 genome, one interval contains:
- a CDS encoding amidohydrolase family protein, whose amino-acid sequence MTENYIPDSVEMPRMPTAPAVTLPDGSCDTHCHVFGPYTDFPLHLRSTYAPPDAPAARYLNMLDSVGVQRGVLVQPAPYGTDVSAIIDAIARRPEQLRGIGVAAPGTDEQQLMQWRAAGICGLRFIEARDPQGNLFPGSVGFDSIETLAPAMRAAGMHVQMWGPYDRYEPWLERVTDLGLPVVIDHMASVVLARGVQDPLFQLICRLLREKRLWIKLSVCRVSTQAPDYADVRPFHDALLEANVNRVLWGSDWPYVRMGERAPDVGRLIDLAWEWFGNDATRQQVWVKNPSELYAFAEGAGK is encoded by the coding sequence GTGACTGAAAACTATATTCCCGATAGCGTGGAAATGCCGCGCATGCCAACGGCGCCTGCGGTGACATTGCCCGATGGCAGTTGTGATACGCATTGCCATGTCTTTGGTCCCTATACCGATTTTCCCTTGCACCTGCGTTCGACCTACGCACCGCCGGATGCGCCCGCAGCGCGTTATCTGAACATGCTCGATTCCGTTGGCGTGCAACGTGGGGTGCTGGTTCAGCCGGCGCCTTACGGCACCGATGTATCGGCCATTATTGACGCGATTGCACGTCGGCCTGAGCAATTGCGAGGCATTGGCGTGGCGGCCCCGGGTACCGATGAACAACAGTTGATGCAATGGCGCGCTGCCGGCATTTGCGGCCTGCGCTTTATTGAAGCGCGTGATCCGCAAGGCAATCTGTTTCCGGGAAGCGTGGGGTTTGACAGTATCGAGACGCTGGCGCCCGCCATGCGCGCAGCCGGCATGCACGTGCAGATGTGGGGCCCTTATGATCGTTACGAGCCATGGCTGGAGCGCGTGACTGATCTGGGCCTGCCTGTGGTCATTGATCATATGGCCAGTGTTGTGCTGGCCCGGGGCGTGCAGGACCCGCTGTTCCAGCTAATCTGCAGGTTGCTGCGCGAGAAACGTTTGTGGATCAAGCTGTCGGTGTGTCGGGTTTCGACCCAGGCGCCCGACTACGCCGATGTGCGGCCTTTTCACGACGCCCTGCTTGAGGCCAATGTAAACCGCGTGCTATGGGGCTCAGACTGGCCGTATGTGCGGATGGGCGAGCGTGCTCCGGATGTGGGCCGACTGATTGACCTGGCTTGGGAGTGGTTCGGCAACGACGCGACTCGCCAGCAGGTATGGGTAAAAAACCCATCGGAACTCTATGCATTTGCTGAAGGAGCAGGAAAGTAA
- a CDS encoding acyl-CoA dehydrogenase — protein MALDKEQIDAFRDSARDLLSRTNHAERIRARVLQSPTLDLAFWQQMAEAGWLAVLVPEEQGGLGLGLGEMNAIAQELGAALPAEPLVAVAVQSVTLLNLLESGPLRDRLLAGIADGSLIVGTAWQQTAGQTGACSGPAVAVDGHGQAVSGSFVNVSPATGASGWLSLARVQDDDVLLWIEAGADGVQMSDLPRVDSGSLGTLQLQACHVDEAQVLARGPQVLAAVDKANDYARIALSAQLLGCARRAFDTTLEYLKVRVQFGKPIGSFQSLQHRMVDSYIQLQMLEFALWEITATPGQAPAALAMQASRLKARAEQAAGQVTRLAVQMHGGMGYSDESDVGLMLKKAIALSSELGNRRAHLRRYLKTLQQQPTDTAGHADVSEKTWTSFPTDGDWDAMPEAEFRQMLRAFYRTHYPEHLRHRSRRLHWHEIGDWYRKLARQKWIAPSWPKQYGGMALSAEKMIAYIEEQERYGVGRPPDQGLVMLGPILIRYGTPEQQQKYLPAILSGEHVWAQGYSEPNAGSDLASLRCEAVADGDHFVVNGQKTWSTLAQDATHMFMLVRTDKDVKKQAGISFLMVDLKTPGITVRPIRTIAGDEEYCEIFFDDVKVPKENLVGELNQGWTISKALLGFERLFSGNPKHSQNTLAMIDKVIDANGLSEDPAFMAEYAQLHMDIADLSSAYAAFSDIVRRNEPLPANVSLLKIWATETHEKASLLLLDAAGEQAGTAGAAAFVITGQGQVAEAGERVVAVDDLQMPLYNAAAAKIFSGTNEIQRNILAKVVLALPAS, from the coding sequence ATGGCGCTGGACAAGGAACAAATTGACGCTTTCCGGGATAGTGCCCGGGATCTTCTGTCACGTACAAACCATGCCGAGCGCATTCGCGCGCGGGTATTACAGTCGCCCACGCTGGACCTTGCGTTCTGGCAGCAAATGGCCGAAGCAGGCTGGCTGGCCGTGCTGGTTCCCGAGGAGCAGGGCGGGCTGGGTCTGGGGCTGGGTGAAATGAACGCCATTGCCCAGGAACTGGGCGCTGCGTTACCGGCAGAACCCCTGGTTGCCGTTGCCGTGCAGAGCGTGACACTGCTCAATTTACTGGAGTCAGGCCCATTGCGTGATCGTCTGCTTGCTGGTATTGCAGATGGATCCCTGATCGTTGGCACCGCGTGGCAGCAGACCGCGGGTCAGACCGGCGCGTGTTCGGGTCCTGCCGTTGCGGTCGATGGCCACGGGCAGGCTGTGTCAGGGAGTTTTGTTAATGTGTCGCCTGCCACTGGCGCAAGCGGCTGGCTCAGCCTGGCACGCGTGCAGGATGACGATGTCCTGTTGTGGATTGAAGCGGGCGCCGACGGCGTACAGATGAGCGATTTGCCGCGCGTCGATAGCGGCAGCCTTGGCACGTTGCAATTGCAGGCATGCCATGTTGATGAGGCACAAGTGCTTGCGCGTGGGCCCCAGGTGCTGGCTGCAGTAGATAAAGCCAATGACTACGCCCGGATTGCGCTTTCGGCGCAACTGCTGGGCTGTGCCCGGCGCGCCTTTGATACCACCCTGGAATACCTGAAGGTGCGGGTGCAATTTGGCAAGCCGATAGGGTCATTTCAGAGCCTGCAACATCGCATGGTAGACAGTTATATTCAATTGCAGATGCTCGAATTTGCCCTGTGGGAAATTACTGCAACGCCAGGGCAGGCGCCCGCTGCGCTGGCCATGCAGGCCAGCCGGCTCAAGGCCCGTGCGGAACAGGCTGCGGGTCAGGTTACCCGTCTGGCGGTGCAAATGCATGGCGGTATGGGGTATTCTGATGAGTCCGATGTCGGGCTGATGCTTAAAAAAGCCATCGCGCTATCCAGTGAACTGGGTAACCGACGCGCCCACCTGAGGCGCTATCTGAAGACGCTGCAACAGCAGCCGACTGACACTGCAGGTCACGCAGATGTGTCGGAAAAAACCTGGACATCGTTTCCTACCGACGGCGATTGGGACGCGATGCCTGAAGCCGAGTTCCGGCAGATGCTGCGCGCTTTTTATCGGACCCACTATCCAGAGCATTTACGGCATCGCAGCCGCCGCCTGCACTGGCACGAGATCGGTGACTGGTACCGCAAGCTGGCGCGCCAGAAGTGGATCGCGCCTTCGTGGCCCAAGCAATACGGCGGCATGGCATTGTCTGCGGAAAAAATGATTGCCTATATCGAAGAGCAGGAGCGCTACGGCGTAGGACGCCCGCCCGATCAGGGGCTGGTCATGCTGGGCCCGATTCTGATTCGCTATGGTACGCCCGAGCAACAGCAAAAGTATCTGCCCGCCATCTTATCGGGGGAGCATGTGTGGGCGCAGGGCTATTCAGAACCCAATGCCGGTTCCGATCTGGCATCGCTGCGTTGCGAAGCGGTGGCCGATGGCGACCATTTCGTGGTCAATGGCCAGAAAACCTGGTCGACGCTGGCCCAGGATGCCACGCATATGTTCATGCTGGTCCGTACGGACAAGGACGTCAAAAAGCAGGCTGGCATCAGCTTTCTGATGGTGGATCTGAAAACGCCGGGCATTACGGTCAGGCCGATACGCACCATTGCGGGAGACGAAGAGTACTGCGAAATCTTCTTTGATGATGTGAAAGTGCCTAAAGAGAATCTGGTGGGCGAACTCAATCAGGGATGGACAATTTCCAAGGCGCTGCTGGGCTTTGAGCGGCTGTTTAGCGGCAATCCCAAACATTCACAGAATACGCTGGCGATGATCGATAAGGTCATTGATGCTAACGGGTTGAGTGAGGATCCTGCCTTCATGGCCGAGTACGCCCAGTTGCACATGGATATTGCCGATCTGTCTTCCGCCTATGCAGCGTTTTCCGATATTGTCCGGCGCAATGAACCGTTGCCGGCCAATGTGTCGCTACTGAAAATATGGGCAACAGAAACGCATGAGAAGGCATCGCTGCTGTTGCTGGACGCGGCGGGAGAGCAGGCGGGCACGGCCGGTGCGGCTGCATTCGTGATTACCGGCCAGGGACAAGTTGCTGAGGCCGGCGAGCGGGTTGTGGCAGTGGATGATTTGCAGATGCCGCTATACAACGCGGCAGCAGCAAAAATATTCAGTGGCACCAACGAGATCCAGCGCAACATCCTGGCCAAGGTGGTGCTGGCGTTGCCAGCATCATGA
- a CDS encoding CaiB/BaiF CoA transferase family protein translates to MAQTLSHIRVLDLGRVFSGPWTGQMLADLGADVIKVERPGRGDDVRQQGYRARDEAGNETAETSSFLAMNRGKRSVTVNMSSQEGQDVIRQLVKQCDVLIENFKAGDLARYGLDYDSLKAINPRLVYCSITGFGQSGPYSHRPGYDPIFQSMSGLMSLTGNPAEEPGGGPQKVGYAVSDLTAGFYAIIGILAALNHRDAVSGEGQYIDIALFDAQVASIGHVAMNYLVSGIVPKRMGTASPITCPYQAFECSDGHLMIAVGNDSQFRQLVQLLGLPQLADDPRFVLNRLRAQNQKELIPMLQAVMIKQPIRYWQDQLDAMNVPCGPINDLSQVFEDPQLQHRDMLMHMQHSTAGRIPQIANPLKLSATPVNYRRPPPTLSEHTDEVLNELLGMDQAAIAALREKNII, encoded by the coding sequence ATGGCACAAACGCTTTCGCATATCCGGGTGCTGGACCTGGGACGGGTATTTTCCGGACCGTGGACCGGTCAGATGCTGGCTGACCTGGGGGCAGACGTGATCAAAGTGGAGCGCCCCGGTCGTGGCGACGATGTCCGGCAGCAGGGCTACCGGGCCAGGGACGAAGCCGGCAACGAAACTGCCGAGACCTCGTCATTTCTGGCCATGAATCGGGGCAAGCGCTCCGTCACCGTCAATATGTCCAGTCAGGAAGGTCAGGACGTGATTCGCCAGCTGGTTAAACAGTGCGATGTGCTGATCGAGAACTTCAAGGCCGGCGATCTGGCTCGCTATGGTCTGGATTACGACTCGCTCAAAGCTATCAATCCACGGCTGGTGTATTGTTCCATTACCGGTTTCGGTCAATCCGGACCCTACAGTCATCGTCCGGGTTACGATCCGATTTTCCAATCGATGAGCGGTCTGATGAGTCTGACCGGCAATCCCGCAGAAGAGCCCGGCGGCGGGCCGCAAAAAGTCGGCTACGCAGTGTCGGACCTGACGGCAGGCTTTTATGCCATTATCGGCATTCTTGCAGCGCTGAACCATCGCGATGCGGTTTCAGGAGAGGGTCAGTATATCGACATTGCCCTGTTCGATGCCCAGGTAGCATCCATCGGGCATGTGGCCATGAATTATCTGGTGTCGGGCATTGTTCCCAAGCGGATGGGGACGGCCTCGCCCATTACCTGCCCGTATCAGGCCTTTGAATGCAGCGATGGGCATCTGATGATTGCCGTTGGCAACGATTCCCAGTTTCGCCAGCTTGTACAGCTGCTGGGGTTACCGCAGCTGGCAGATGATCCCCGTTTTGTATTGAACCGCCTGCGTGCACAAAACCAGAAGGAACTCATTCCGATGCTGCAGGCGGTGATGATCAAGCAGCCGATCCGGTACTGGCAGGATCAACTGGACGCCATGAACGTGCCTTGCGGGCCCATTAATGATCTGAGCCAGGTATTTGAGGATCCACAATTGCAGCACCGCGATATGCTGATGCATATGCAGCATTCGACCGCGGGCCGTATTCCGCAAATTGCCAATCCGTTGAAGCTGTCTGCCACGCCGGTCAATTACCGACGCCCGCCACCGACCCTGAGCGAGCATACTGACGAGGTGTTGAATGAGCTGCTGGGAATGGATCAGGCGGCTATTGCGGCCCTGCGTGAGAAGAACATCATTTGA
- a CDS encoding MaoC family dehydratase: MLLVKTPAELASHCGQSLGTSQWFTVTQDQIDHYAHLTGDDHWVHVDITRAQRDMPEGKTIAHGFFILSLIPLLARDIFKIENRGKGLNYGLNHLRFVSPVPVGSKVRLQQSLVDAQPKNGGTLFTFENTFEIEGEARPALVATMLLLIYDE; encoded by the coding sequence ATGTTGCTTGTAAAAACCCCTGCCGAACTGGCATCCCATTGCGGACAATCGCTGGGCACAAGCCAGTGGTTTACCGTTACGCAAGACCAGATAGATCACTATGCGCACCTGACCGGCGATGATCATTGGGTGCATGTTGACATTACCCGCGCGCAGCGGGACATGCCCGAGGGCAAAACCATTGCGCATGGTTTTTTTATTCTCTCGCTGATTCCCCTGCTGGCGCGGGACATTTTCAAGATTGAAAATCGCGGCAAAGGACTGAACTATGGCCTGAATCATCTGCGTTTTGTGAGCCCGGTACCGGTGGGCTCCAAAGTCCGCTTGCAGCAGTCACTGGTCGATGCACAACCGAAAAATGGCGGCACGCTATTCACGTTTGAAAATACTTTTGAAATAGAGGGAGAAGCGCGTCCCGCATTGGTCGCCACCATGCTGCTGCTTATTTATGATGAATAA
- a CDS encoding Bug family tripartite tricarboxylate transporter substrate binding protein: MVRAQPDGYNLGVGPVGGTIIGRLIGMKVPYQPQDVVPIANIGSLPLVVAVNKDLPVSNIKELVALAKSKPGSLSYGTSGAGTPGHLVFEYFKKIADLDIVHIPYKGDSPLTSDLIGGQVPIGILTGPAAKAQLSNPKLKFLAVSSAQRYPQMDKVPTLVESGYPDLSIEIWNLLIAPAKTDPAILASLNTSMNAVLKEQETVSRLEAQGYLPPVSMSLEQAREFVEADRKKWETIVKTTGVTIGQ; this comes from the coding sequence GTGGTCCGCGCCCAGCCCGATGGCTATAATCTGGGCGTGGGTCCGGTAGGCGGCACGATCATTGGCCGTCTGATCGGCATGAAAGTGCCTTATCAGCCCCAAGACGTGGTTCCCATTGCCAACATCGGCTCGCTTCCGCTTGTGGTGGCCGTCAACAAGGACCTGCCGGTCAGCAATATCAAGGAGTTGGTGGCGCTGGCCAAATCCAAGCCGGGGAGTCTGTCTTACGGCACATCCGGCGCAGGCACGCCCGGTCACCTGGTCTTCGAGTACTTCAAAAAAATTGCCGACCTCGACATCGTACATATTCCGTACAAAGGCGATTCGCCGCTGACCAGCGATCTGATCGGCGGTCAGGTGCCTATCGGCATTCTGACCGGACCGGCCGCAAAGGCGCAATTGAGCAATCCCAAGCTTAAATTTCTTGCCGTCAGCAGTGCGCAGCGCTATCCGCAAATGGACAAGGTCCCGACGCTGGTCGAAAGCGGCTATCCTGACCTGAGCATTGAGATCTGGAACCTGCTGATTGCGCCTGCCAAGACCGATCCTGCCATACTGGCCAGCCTGAACACCTCCATGAATGCAGTTTTGAAAGAGCAGGAGACGGTGTCGCGCCTGGAAGCACAGGGCTATCTGCCGCCGGTCTCCATGTCGCTGGAGCAAGCCCGCGAGTTTGTAGAAGCCGACCGCAAGAAATGGGAGACCATTGTCAAGACAACCGGCGTCACCATCGGGCAGTAA
- a CDS encoding tripartite tricarboxylate transporter substrate-binding protein produces MRQSSPISSLAPGAGLRIQGALAVALTLCATLLSPMPALAADDAYPSKPIKVTVPFPPGGSSDTAARILADGMSKQLKQTLVVENRAGAAGTIGIARWSAPSPMAIIWAWVR; encoded by the coding sequence ATGAGACAGTCTTCCCCTATTTCGTCCCTTGCCCCTGGCGCAGGTTTGCGCATTCAGGGCGCCCTGGCAGTTGCGCTGACGCTCTGCGCTACGCTGCTGTCGCCTATGCCGGCGCTGGCCGCCGATGACGCCTACCCGTCCAAGCCGATCAAGGTGACCGTACCGTTTCCACCGGGCGGCTCCAGCGATACTGCCGCACGTATTCTGGCCGACGGCATGTCCAAACAGTTGAAACAGACCCTGGTCGTGGAAAACCGCGCTGGCGCTGCCGGCACCATTGGCATTGCTCGGTGGTCCGCGCCCAGCCCGATGGCTATAATCTGGGCGTGGGTCCGGTAG
- a CDS encoding enoyl-CoA hydratase-related protein, giving the protein MNEIQLEKQGKIAIVTLDSPPVNALTLARYEAITQTFEAINAMDDINVVVFTAKGTKAFCAGLELKEFLAATPQEDPARAKVVRATFYAIRHCVVPVIAAVNGPALGAGSVLASSSDIRIASEKATFSMPEINVGRCGGGAHTGRLVPQGSLRYMAFTGEQISAWEAHRVGFVERVVAPRLLMPTAMDMAQVIASKSRIGLVTMKEALNRIEAMPVDEGYELEQQYSTKLMNSEDAREAVRAVVEKRAPVFKGR; this is encoded by the coding sequence ATGAACGAAATTCAGTTGGAAAAACAGGGAAAAATTGCCATTGTCACGCTGGACTCGCCGCCCGTTAATGCCTTGACCCTGGCGCGTTATGAGGCCATTACACAGACGTTTGAAGCGATCAATGCAATGGACGATATCAATGTCGTCGTGTTTACCGCCAAGGGCACCAAAGCCTTTTGCGCCGGACTCGAACTCAAGGAGTTTCTGGCCGCAACGCCGCAGGAAGATCCCGCAAGGGCCAAAGTAGTGCGTGCCACTTTTTATGCCATCCGCCATTGTGTTGTTCCAGTCATTGCAGCGGTTAATGGACCGGCGCTAGGTGCCGGCAGTGTGTTGGCCAGCAGTAGCGATATTCGCATCGCGTCGGAAAAGGCAACCTTTTCCATGCCGGAAATCAATGTCGGGCGTTGTGGCGGTGGCGCGCATACCGGTCGTCTGGTGCCGCAAGGCAGCTTGCGCTATATGGCCTTTACAGGCGAACAGATCAGCGCATGGGAAGCGCATCGCGTAGGTTTTGTAGAACGGGTGGTTGCACCACGGTTGCTGATGCCGACCGCGATGGATATGGCGCAGGTCATTGCATCCAAAAGCCGCATCGGCCTGGTGACCATGAAAGAGGCGTTGAACCGGATCGAAGCCATGCCGGTGGACGAAGGTTATGAACTTGAACAGCAGTACAGCACCAAACTCATGAACTCGGAAGATGCGCGTGAGGCTGTGCGCGCTGTCGTTGAAAAACGGGCGCCTGTGTTCAAGGGACGATAG
- a CDS encoding GntR family transcriptional regulator yields the protein MTQAQTKNSTAAIDFSRSAAARYVQLASLFRRRVESGQWPVGSQIPTVDELAEECKVARATVRQALDLLEAEKLIERYRAKGTFVTGKPQEQFWCEVASNWDGQLIAPEGVSIEILSARDRRMPSSADLSLGKLAQSYQYWHRRHWRNGRPYYLGEVFIDEKVCRRIPAKAFETKTSMRILRDLPGLDIVEAHQTLTLGSADPELADLLQLPLNAPVAHVHRSAVDQNGTIVFIGDGIYRGDVVRLDIRLK from the coding sequence ATGACACAAGCGCAGACCAAAAACAGTACCGCAGCAATTGACTTCAGCCGCAGCGCTGCCGCCCGCTATGTACAGCTGGCCAGCCTGTTTCGGCGCCGGGTCGAATCGGGGCAGTGGCCTGTCGGCTCGCAGATTCCCACCGTTGACGAATTGGCCGAGGAATGCAAGGTCGCCCGCGCAACGGTGCGGCAGGCCCTGGACTTGCTGGAAGCGGAAAAGCTGATTGAGCGGTATCGTGCAAAAGGTACCTTTGTTACCGGCAAGCCGCAAGAACAGTTCTGGTGCGAAGTGGCTTCCAACTGGGATGGTCAGCTTATTGCGCCTGAAGGGGTGAGTATTGAAATTCTGTCAGCCCGGGACCGGCGCATGCCGTCCTCGGCCGACCTGTCGCTGGGTAAGCTGGCGCAAAGTTACCAGTACTGGCACCGCCGTCACTGGCGCAACGGGCGCCCCTACTACCTGGGCGAAGTCTTCATCGACGAGAAAGTATGCCGGCGCATTCCGGCCAAGGCATTTGAAACCAAAACGTCCATGCGTATTTTGCGTGACTTGCCAGGGCTGGACATTGTCGAGGCCCACCAGACATTGACGCTGGGGTCGGCTGATCCTGAACTGGCCGACCTGCTGCAATTGCCGCTGAACGCACCGGTCGCCCATGTGCACCGTAGCGCTGTTGATCAGAATGGCACCATTGTTTTTATTGGCGACGGTATTTATCGGGGCGATGTGGTCCGACTGGATATTCGCCTGAAATAG
- the pdxK gene encoding pyridoxine/pyridoxal/pyridoxamine kinase: protein MTNPVEPGAHTDPVSSLRPLPIDVVSVQSQVVYGRVGNNVAVPALQAQGLTVATVPTVVFSNTPHYPSFHGGAIPSEWFSGYLSDLFARNALGKLRAVLTGYMGGPQQARLLAEWLVRVLQARPALQVVIDPVLGDHDTGQYVSPDMTEAYLRHLLPLADGLTPNGFELQQLTGIEGSDIDSTVIAARRLLTGRTQWVVVTSAAPAAWPDNQMLVAVVTRHEHKILSHARIDASPKGTGDLFSATLTGQLLCGASLFDAARYACDQLIDALALTRQAQSAELLLPPAASLMGDRPAGA, encoded by the coding sequence TTGACCAATCCCGTCGAACCTGGCGCGCACACCGACCCGGTGTCTTCGTTGCGTCCACTGCCCATTGATGTAGTCTCGGTCCAGTCGCAGGTCGTCTACGGCCGCGTAGGCAATAACGTAGCGGTACCCGCGCTCCAGGCACAGGGCCTGACCGTCGCCACGGTCCCGACCGTCGTCTTCAGCAACACGCCACACTATCCCTCGTTTCACGGCGGTGCTATCCCTAGCGAATGGTTCAGCGGCTATCTGAGCGATCTGTTCGCACGCAACGCATTGGGAAAACTGCGGGCTGTCCTGACAGGCTATATGGGTGGCCCGCAGCAGGCCCGGTTATTGGCTGAGTGGCTTGTGCGTGTCCTGCAGGCGCGCCCCGCCCTGCAGGTCGTGATAGATCCCGTCCTGGGTGATCATGACACTGGGCAATATGTCAGTCCGGACATGACAGAGGCCTATCTGCGCCATTTGCTGCCGCTGGCCGACGGACTCACACCCAATGGCTTCGAGCTGCAACAGCTCACGGGCATTGAAGGATCGGATATTGATAGTACGGTCATTGCCGCGCGCCGCTTGCTGACCGGTCGCACGCAATGGGTTGTGGTCACCAGTGCGGCACCCGCCGCCTGGCCCGACAACCAGATGCTGGTGGCCGTGGTAACGCGACACGAGCATAAAATCCTGAGCCATGCCCGCATTGATGCCTCGCCCAAGGGGACAGGCGATCTGTTCAGCGCCACCCTCACAGGCCAGTTGCTGTGCGGTGCATCGCTATTTGACGCAGCCCGTTACGCCTGTGATCAACTGATCGATGCATTGGCGCTGACCCGCCAGGCGCAATCGGCCGAACTGCTGCTTCCACCAGCCGCCAGTTTGATGGGAGACCGGCCAGCCGGTGCCTGA
- a CDS encoding YggS family pyridoxal phosphate-dependent enzyme has translation MSTPPSLDTPTQHDQHGRWPQAESVEDFQHNLAAVQARINASCQRVGRDPSSVRLLPVSKTKPAASLRLAYAAGCRQFGENKPQEAYRKWEEMADLSDLHWSVIGHLQTNKAKLVARFATEFQALDSLRVAEALERRLQAEGRGLDVFVQVNTSGEASKYGLPPEEVAAFLQQLPAFSALRVRGLMTLALLSADASRVRNCFILLRELRERLRQDAPASIALDELSMGMSGDYEIAIEEGATVVRVGQAIFGARDTPDAYYWPTAEQGDAR, from the coding sequence ATGAGCACACCTCCCTCTTTGGATACCCCCACCCAGCACGATCAGCACGGCCGCTGGCCACAGGCAGAATCTGTCGAAGACTTCCAGCATAATCTTGCGGCAGTTCAGGCACGCATTAACGCCTCCTGTCAGCGCGTCGGACGCGATCCGTCCAGCGTGCGCCTGCTCCCGGTCAGCAAGACCAAGCCCGCAGCAAGCCTGCGCCTGGCCTATGCGGCCGGCTGTCGCCAGTTCGGCGAAAACAAGCCGCAGGAAGCCTACCGCAAGTGGGAAGAGATGGCAGACCTGAGCGATCTGCACTGGTCGGTGATCGGCCATTTGCAGACCAACAAGGCCAAGCTGGTTGCACGCTTTGCCACCGAGTTCCAGGCGCTGGACAGCCTGCGTGTGGCCGAAGCCCTGGAGCGGCGCCTGCAGGCTGAAGGCCGTGGGCTTGATGTTTTCGTGCAGGTCAACACCTCCGGAGAAGCCAGCAAATATGGCCTGCCGCCAGAGGAAGTCGCTGCCTTTTTACAGCAACTACCGGCATTTTCAGCCTTGCGTGTGCGCGGCCTGATGACGTTGGCGCTGCTGTCGGCCGATGCCTCACGCGTGCGCAACTGTTTCATACTGCTGCGCGAACTACGCGAGCGGCTGCGCCAGGACGCGCCTGCCAGCATCGCACTGGATGAACTGTCCATGGGCATGTCGGGCGACTATGAAATTGCCATTGAAGAAGGTGCGACTGTGGTACGCGTCGGCCAGGCCATTTTCGGCGCACGCGATACGCCTGACGCCTATTACTGGCCAACAGCCGAACAAGGAGATGCACGTTGA
- a CDS encoding thiol:disulfide interchange protein DsbA/DsbL, giving the protein MKSSSIVLRFVSAALLTGAAAFVPVMAQSGPAFKTLNTAQPSGSGDKVEVMEFFAYSCPHCAEMEPMVEKWVKTLPANVAFVRVPVAFNAAMQPMQQLYYSLEALDKLDLHPKVFNAIHQEGKKLFTKAAIIDWVASQGIDKAAFTSAFDSFGVTAKVKRAAEMTDTYAIEGTPSFAIGGKYVTSPGMTGDYASSITQAQKLLDQVLAEKK; this is encoded by the coding sequence ATGAAATCATCCTCCATTGTGCTCCGTTTCGTATCTGCCGCCCTGCTTACCGGTGCTGCAGCCTTTGTTCCTGTCATGGCCCAGTCCGGACCGGCATTCAAGACATTGAACACCGCCCAGCCTTCAGGATCGGGAGACAAAGTTGAAGTAATGGAATTTTTCGCCTACAGCTGCCCTCATTGCGCAGAAATGGAACCGATGGTGGAAAAATGGGTAAAAACCTTGCCTGCCAATGTCGCGTTCGTACGTGTTCCAGTCGCTTTCAACGCCGCCATGCAACCCATGCAGCAACTGTATTATTCGCTGGAAGCGCTGGACAAGCTTGATCTGCATCCGAAAGTATTCAACGCCATTCACCAGGAAGGCAAAAAACTGTTCACCAAGGCTGCCATTATTGACTGGGTTGCCAGCCAGGGCATCGACAAGGCTGCCTTTACCTCGGCATTCGACTCTTTTGGCGTGACAGCCAAGGTCAAACGCGCCGCAGAAATGACCGATACCTACGCCATTGAAGGCACGCCTTCTTTTGCCATCGGCGGCAAGTACGTGACCTCGCCCGGCATGACGGGTGACTATGCGTCCAGCATCACGCAGGCACAGAAACTGCTTGACCAGGTTCTCGCCGAGAAAAAATAG
- a CDS encoding SPOR domain-containing protein produces MGSYRDEKEADAFRARMIMMGFNVQIQKARVNNMDVNRVRIGPFDSEKELSESRAQLSGAKINSTIVR; encoded by the coding sequence GTGGGGTCCTACCGCGATGAGAAAGAGGCCGATGCCTTTCGCGCCCGCATGATCATGATGGGCTTCAATGTGCAGATCCAGAAAGCCAGAGTGAACAATATGGACGTCAATCGCGTGCGTATCGGCCCCTTCGATAGCGAGAAGGAACTGAGCGAATCCCGCGCCCAACTCTCAGGGGCTAAAATCAACTCCACCATCGTGCGCTAG